CCCTCCCATCTTGCCTCAGACTATGTCCTGGAACTCTGGGGGCAGAGAAAGCGCCACTTTCATTCCTGCTTCTTGGGATTGTTGACGGCCACGTGGTGATAGAGAACGACAAGCAGGAAGAACGACATGCCCAGCATGTTGGCAAAGATGGTGAGCTGCACGTCTGTGATCATGTTGATCAGCTGGGCTCAGCTCCCCAGAGCTGTGTTCTTAACCCTGACACCACATTGTGCCATCCATGCGACCTCAGATGGGGAGAGTGTCCATGACTTCTCACCTGACACTGATGCCACCTCTTAAGTAGTTCATGAAGCTGCCTCTGTCAATTCTTCTGCCCTACTGCTCCCACTGCCGGCTGGACTGGTCCCCAGGCCCTGGAGCAGAGCACTGGACTCTGGATCACCCCCTGCTGGCTCCAGGCTCCCACTCCTCTGATCATCCTCCTCACTGCCACAGAAAGCTGGTCCTGCAGCTCCTTTGACCCAGTCGCTGAATGGTCCCCAGCTCCTTGCCTCTGGCCTCTGACTGTTTCCAgtcttttccctctctccctctaccACCTGTACCAGCATTCTGTGAACATAAGGCTTTTTCTGCCTtgaggcctttgcacatgctgttccttctgcctggaatgactTTCCTGTCTTCATCCCGGTGACAGACTGTATCAAGACTCAACCCACTTCAGCATCCCCTTCTTGGGGAAGCCCTTGCTAACTCCCTCTAGCCAGCAGAGCAAGTCACTTCCTGATGCATGCTTGGGAGGCTTGAGGCTCTGTGGAAGCACTCTAGCTCCCCTAAGGCATGCTGAAGAGGTCACATGGCCAGACTGCATGGAGATAGAAATGTCT
This DNA window, taken from Bubalus kerabau isolate K-KA32 ecotype Philippines breed swamp buffalo chromosome 11, PCC_UOA_SB_1v2, whole genome shotgun sequence, encodes the following:
- the LOC129622508 gene encoding dolichyl-diphosphooligosaccharide--protein glycosyltransferase subunit 4-like, translating into MITDVQLTIFANMLGMSFFLLVVLYHHVAVNNPKKQE